One Mycolicibacter sp. MU0083 DNA window includes the following coding sequences:
- the sufU gene encoding Fe-S cluster assembly sulfur transfer protein SufU: MRLEQFYQEVILDHYKHPQHRGLREPYGAEVHHVNPTCGDELTLRVALSPDGEQIADVSYDGQGCSISQAATSVLADQVIGTTVEQALTTFDAFHEMVSSRGAVEGDEDVLGDGVAFAGVAKYPARVKCALLGWMAFKDALAQALAKTEQNTLA; this comes from the coding sequence GTGCGTCTGGAGCAGTTCTACCAAGAGGTGATCCTCGATCACTACAAACACCCGCAGCATCGCGGGCTCCGGGAGCCCTACGGCGCCGAGGTACACCACGTCAACCCCACCTGCGGCGACGAATTGACGCTGCGGGTGGCGCTGTCGCCCGACGGCGAGCAGATCGCCGACGTGTCCTATGACGGCCAGGGCTGCTCGATCTCGCAGGCGGCCACCTCAGTGCTGGCCGACCAGGTGATCGGCACCACGGTGGAGCAGGCGTTGACGACCTTCGACGCGTTCCACGAGATGGTCTCGTCGCGGGGCGCGGTGGAAGGCGACGAAGACGTGCTCGGCGACGGCGTCGCATTCGCCGGGGTCGCCAAATACCCGGCGCGGGTCAAATGCGCACTGCTGGGCTGGATGGCGTTCAAAGATGCACTGGCACAGGCACTGGCCAAGACGGAACAAAACACACTGGCGTGA
- the sufC gene encoding Fe-S cluster assembly ATPase SufC, with amino-acid sequence MSTLEIKGLHVSVSPGGAGADGAESIPILHGVDLTVKSGETHALMGPNGSGKSTLSYAIAGHPKYTVTSGSITLDGQDVLEMSIDERARAGLFLAMQYPVEVPGVSMSNFLRTAVTAVRGEAPKLRTWIKEQRAAFADLGIDSGFGERNVNEGFSGGEKKRHEILQLSLLKPKIAILDETDSGLDVDALRVVSEGVNRYQQAENGGVLVITHYTRILRYIKPQFVHVFAGGRIVESAGPELADELEANGYERFTGAAAGA; translated from the coding sequence ATGAGCACACTGGAAATCAAGGGACTGCACGTGAGTGTGTCGCCGGGCGGCGCCGGTGCCGACGGCGCGGAGTCCATCCCGATCCTGCACGGCGTCGACCTGACGGTGAAATCCGGCGAGACGCACGCCCTGATGGGGCCGAACGGATCGGGCAAGTCCACCCTGTCGTACGCGATCGCCGGTCACCCCAAATACACGGTGACGTCCGGCTCGATCACCCTCGACGGCCAGGACGTACTGGAGATGAGTATCGACGAACGGGCCCGGGCCGGGCTATTCCTGGCGATGCAGTACCCGGTCGAGGTGCCGGGGGTGTCGATGTCGAACTTCCTGCGGACCGCGGTGACCGCCGTGCGCGGCGAGGCGCCGAAACTGCGGACGTGGATCAAGGAGCAGCGCGCGGCGTTCGCCGACTTGGGGATCGACTCCGGCTTCGGCGAGCGCAACGTCAACGAGGGCTTCTCCGGCGGCGAGAAGAAGCGCCACGAGATCTTGCAACTGAGCCTGCTCAAGCCCAAGATCGCCATCCTCGACGAGACCGACTCCGGTCTGGACGTCGACGCGCTGCGGGTGGTCAGCGAAGGCGTGAACCGCTACCAGCAGGCCGAAAACGGCGGCGTGTTGGTGATCACCCACTACACCCGCATCCTGCGCTACATCAAGCCGCAGTTCGTGCACGTGTTCGCCGGCGGGCGGATCGTCGAGTCGGCCGGGCCGGAACTGGCCGACGAACTCGAGGCCAACGGCTACGAGCGCTTCACCGGGGCCGCAGCGGGGGCGTGA
- a CDS encoding amidohydrolase, protein MTTSRRRFLTGMAAAAAGTAVGGLAACGSPRPGVDTIFVGGPVVTVAPGAPEAEALAVTGGKIARVGTADEVMQLRGSATTVIDLRGRALLPAFVEPHGHPFEMGSTLAPPAIDVRPFTVPTAGGVFTKLAEAVADTPKGQPILLNGVDPLLQTGLQPFTRTELSRLAPNNPVVIVANSGHAAYGNTAAFNAAGITKTTPNPVGAQFLHSRDGQLTGEVREAAAVMALLAPFSGAILANVGDNLRWAYSQLARAGIATATEHSYDSRAQGEVFGKLAQQDDCAVRIRAYEIGTPELAADSENIRGRRAHADVLFDKIGMKIWADGSPWQGNIFTTFPYLTNATTAGMGLGPNHRGGLNYTPEQIRELTQAFVDQRWQVSCHVHGDAAVDVVLDAFEQARTSPALRPRIEHVGAMRPDQFGRAAQLGITPSMFIEHIYFWGDVLVDKLFGPEHGSRWMSARSALDAGLRLSFHNDGTVTPPNPIGNIATAVNRIAKGSGRVLAPEQCIGIDAAIRAQTINAAWQVHLDREVGSLEAGKYADLVVLSHNPRSVPPEELRDVAVEATFLMGRQTYGKLLG, encoded by the coding sequence GTGACGACGAGCAGACGACGGTTCCTGACCGGGATGGCCGCCGCCGCGGCGGGGACCGCGGTCGGCGGTCTGGCTGCGTGTGGTTCGCCGCGCCCCGGGGTCGACACCATCTTCGTCGGCGGCCCGGTGGTGACCGTCGCCCCCGGCGCACCCGAAGCCGAGGCGCTCGCGGTGACCGGCGGAAAGATCGCCCGTGTCGGCACGGCCGACGAGGTGATGCAGCTACGGGGATCGGCCACCACGGTCATCGACCTGCGGGGGCGCGCGCTGCTGCCGGCGTTCGTGGAACCGCACGGTCATCCCTTCGAGATGGGCTCCACCCTGGCGCCGCCGGCCATCGACGTGCGGCCCTTCACGGTGCCGACCGCGGGCGGGGTGTTCACCAAGCTCGCCGAGGCGGTGGCCGACACCCCCAAGGGACAGCCGATCCTGCTCAACGGGGTGGACCCGCTGCTGCAGACCGGCCTGCAGCCCTTCACCCGCACCGAGCTGTCCCGGCTGGCGCCCAACAATCCGGTCGTGATCGTCGCCAACAGCGGCCATGCCGCCTACGGCAACACCGCGGCGTTCAACGCCGCCGGAATCACCAAGACCACCCCGAACCCGGTCGGGGCGCAGTTCCTGCACTCGCGTGACGGGCAGCTCACCGGTGAGGTGCGCGAAGCCGCTGCGGTGATGGCACTGCTGGCACCGTTCTCCGGAGCCATCCTGGCCAACGTCGGAGACAATCTGCGCTGGGCCTACTCCCAACTGGCACGGGCCGGGATCGCCACGGCCACCGAGCACTCCTACGACTCGCGGGCCCAGGGTGAGGTGTTCGGCAAACTCGCCCAACAGGACGACTGCGCGGTGCGGATCCGCGCCTATGAGATCGGCACCCCGGAGTTGGCGGCGGACTCGGAGAACATCCGGGGCAGGCGGGCCCACGCCGACGTGCTGTTCGACAAGATCGGGATGAAGATCTGGGCCGACGGATCGCCCTGGCAGGGAAACATCTTCACCACGTTCCCGTACCTGACCAATGCCACCACCGCGGGCATGGGGCTCGGACCGAACCATCGCGGCGGGTTGAACTACACCCCGGAACAGATCCGGGAACTGACGCAGGCGTTCGTGGATCAACGGTGGCAGGTGTCCTGCCACGTGCACGGCGACGCCGCGGTGGACGTGGTGCTGGATGCTTTCGAGCAGGCGCGCACCTCCCCGGCGCTGCGGCCCCGGATCGAACACGTCGGTGCCATGCGGCCGGACCAGTTCGGCCGGGCCGCCCAGCTGGGCATCACCCCGAGCATGTTCATCGAACACATCTACTTCTGGGGAGATGTGCTGGTGGACAAGCTGTTCGGCCCCGAACACGGTTCTCGTTGGATGTCGGCCCGCTCGGCGCTGGACGCCGGGCTGCGGCTGTCGTTCCACAACGACGGCACCGTCACCCCGCCGAACCCGATCGGCAACATCGCCACCGCGGTGAACCGGATCGCCAAGGGCAGCGGCCGGGTGCTGGCACCCGAGCAGTGCATCGGGATCGACGCGGCGATCCGGGCCCAGACCATCAACGCCGCCTGGCAGGTGCACCTGGATCGCGAGGTCGGCAGCCTGGAGGCCGGCAAGTACGCCGATCTGGTGGTGCTGTCGCACAATCCGCGCAGCGTGCCGCCCGAGGAACTGCGCGACGTCGCGGTGGAGGCCACCTTCCTGATGGGTCGGCAGACCTACGGGAAGCTGCTGGGGTAG
- a CDS encoding SAM-dependent methyltransferase, giving the protein MATTDITAKYSPSMSWFYDRFVADAVHESVSPLLTRAVPTPGATASILEIGSGGGQFALHLVKRHAGVSVTGIDLSAEQTARANARVNTLPTSEARPRPGHRRDASVPEERRPPADRRGRPWLSSSRCETVRA; this is encoded by the coding sequence GTGGCAACGACGGACATCACCGCGAAGTACTCGCCGTCGATGTCGTGGTTCTACGACAGGTTCGTCGCCGACGCCGTGCACGAATCGGTGTCACCGCTCCTGACCCGGGCGGTGCCCACCCCTGGCGCGACCGCATCGATTCTCGAAATCGGTTCCGGGGGCGGACAATTCGCTCTCCATCTCGTGAAACGTCATGCCGGTGTCAGCGTGACCGGCATCGACCTGTCCGCCGAACAAACGGCACGGGCGAACGCGCGCGTCAACACCCTGCCCACAAGCGAGGCCCGACCGCGACCGGGGCATCGACGAGATGCTTCGGTGCCTGAAGAACGACGGCCGCCTGCTGATCGCCGAGGTCGACCGTGGTTGTCGTCTTCCCGATGCGAAACGGTTCGTGCGTGA
- a CDS encoding cysteine desulfurase has translation MTVSDTKSSVQLDVDAIRADFPILSRVMRGGSRLAYLDSGATSQRPLPVLDAERDFLLNSNGAVHRGAHQLMEEATDAYEDGRSAIAGFVGADADELVFTKNATESLNLVSYVLGDNRFAAAVGPGDVIVTTELEHHANLIPWQELARRTGATLRWYEATPDGRIDLDSLELDERVKVVAFTHQSNVTGALAPVGELVSRARAVGAFTVLDACQSVPHQPVDFHALGVDFAAFSGHKMLGPNGIGVLYGRRELLGELPPFLTGGSMIETVTMASSTYAPPPQRFEAGTPMTSQVVGLAAAARYLDAIGMEAVAAHERELVAAALEGLAEIPGVRIVGPTSMVDRASPVAFVIDSVHAHDVGQVLDDDGVAVRVGHHCAMPLHRKFNVAATARASFAVYNTHEEVERLLAGVRRAVDFFAGSVA, from the coding sequence ATGACGGTGTCAGACACGAAGTCGTCGGTGCAGCTGGACGTGGACGCGATCCGGGCAGACTTCCCGATCCTGAGCCGGGTGATGCGCGGTGGCAGCCGGCTGGCCTACCTGGATTCCGGGGCCACCTCGCAGCGGCCGTTGCCGGTGCTCGACGCCGAACGGGACTTCCTGCTCAACTCCAACGGCGCGGTACACCGCGGCGCACACCAGTTGATGGAGGAGGCCACCGACGCCTACGAGGACGGTCGCTCGGCGATCGCGGGCTTCGTCGGCGCGGACGCCGACGAGCTGGTGTTCACCAAGAACGCCACCGAATCGCTGAACCTGGTCTCCTACGTCCTCGGCGACAACCGTTTTGCGGCCGCGGTCGGCCCGGGCGACGTGATCGTCACCACCGAACTGGAACACCACGCGAACCTGATTCCCTGGCAGGAACTCGCGCGTCGTACCGGTGCCACGCTGCGCTGGTATGAGGCGACCCCGGACGGGCGTATCGACCTGGATTCGCTGGAACTCGACGAGCGGGTGAAGGTCGTCGCCTTCACCCACCAGTCCAACGTCACCGGCGCGCTGGCGCCGGTCGGCGAACTGGTGTCCCGGGCGCGGGCGGTGGGCGCGTTCACGGTGCTCGACGCCTGCCAGTCGGTGCCACACCAGCCGGTCGACTTCCACGCCCTAGGCGTCGATTTCGCGGCGTTCTCCGGTCATAAAATGTTGGGCCCCAACGGTATCGGGGTGCTCTACGGGCGTCGTGAGTTGCTGGGGGAGCTGCCGCCGTTCTTGACCGGCGGATCGATGATCGAGACGGTCACCATGGCGTCGAGCACCTATGCGCCGCCCCCGCAACGCTTCGAGGCCGGCACCCCGATGACCTCCCAGGTGGTCGGGCTGGCCGCGGCCGCCCGCTACCTGGATGCGATCGGGATGGAGGCGGTGGCGGCCCACGAACGCGAACTGGTGGCCGCCGCACTCGAGGGACTCGCCGAGATCCCCGGCGTGCGCATCGTCGGGCCGACCAGCATGGTCGACCGCGCCTCACCGGTGGCGTTCGTGATCGACAGCGTGCACGCCCACGATGTGGGGCAGGTACTCGACGACGACGGTGTCGCGGTCCGGGTGGGCCACCACTGCGCGATGCCGTTGCACCGCAAGTTCAACGTGGCCGCGACCGCACGGGCGTCGTTCGCCGTCTACAACACCCACGAGGAGGTGGAGCGCTTGCTGGCGGGTGTTCGCCGGGCCGTGGACTTCTTCGCTGGGAGCGTGGCGTAG
- the trxA gene encoding thioredoxin, producing MATQDLTSAQFEETIAGNDIVLVDFWASWCGPCKAFAPTFAAVSEKHPDVVFAKVDTEAEQQLAAAAQIRSIPTLMAFKKGTLVFNQAGALPAAALENLVQQVKDLDLEAALAEQASQGKPEQV from the coding sequence ATGGCAACCCAAGACCTCACCTCAGCGCAATTCGAAGAAACCATCGCCGGCAACGACATCGTGCTCGTCGATTTCTGGGCTTCCTGGTGCGGGCCGTGCAAGGCGTTCGCGCCGACGTTCGCGGCCGTCTCCGAGAAGCACCCCGACGTGGTGTTCGCCAAGGTCGACACTGAGGCCGAACAGCAGCTGGCCGCTGCCGCCCAGATCCGGTCCATCCCCACCCTGATGGCGTTCAAGAAGGGCACCCTGGTGTTCAACCAGGCCGGCGCCCTGCCCGCGGCGGCACTGGAGAATCTGGTCCAGCAGGTCAAGGACCTCGACCTGGAGGCGGCCCTGGCCGAACAGGCGTCGCAGGGCAAGCCCGAACAGGTCTGA
- a CDS encoding metal-sulfur cluster assembly factor: MSETGTDELLAEVEESMHDVIDPEIGINVVDLGLMYGLDVRQDEDGPTAVVTMTLTSPACPLQDMIAEQIENATVGAGLVKKVDLTWVWEPAWGPDKITDEGREMMRAVGFTV, encoded by the coding sequence ATGAGCGAAACCGGAACCGACGAACTGCTCGCCGAGGTCGAGGAATCGATGCACGACGTCATCGACCCCGAGATCGGCATCAACGTCGTCGACCTGGGGCTGATGTACGGCCTGGACGTCCGCCAGGATGAAGACGGCCCGACCGCGGTCGTCACCATGACGCTCACCTCGCCGGCCTGCCCGCTGCAGGACATGATCGCCGAGCAGATCGAGAACGCCACCGTCGGCGCCGGATTGGTCAAGAAGGTCGACCTCACCTGGGTCTGGGAGCCCGCCTGGGGCCCGGACAAGATCACCGACGAGGGCCGCGAGATGATGCGCGCGGTCGGGTTCACGGTCTAG
- a CDS encoding DUF5666 domain-containing protein codes for MSARPSTTAPAIRTLTGAAALFAAGALFVPALAHADGDRVIGPVSSTSGNTFEVARPAGTAVVAYTDATKIFESVPAQRAEITVGTCIKAGAGKDSAPAESGAITAKFVAIKTDGNCEQRPADPAKPAKSHRGVRGVVESVSGDTVTVAGANGPTTVTIDDNTHVHRLVTVSGPSISTGKCVAARGANDDDGVLQAKRITVWAPGDGQACPEPPM; via the coding sequence ATGTCCGCCCGCCCCAGCACCACCGCCCCGGCGATCCGCACACTCACCGGCGCCGCCGCACTGTTCGCCGCCGGCGCACTGTTCGTTCCGGCACTGGCCCACGCCGACGGTGACCGGGTCATCGGCCCCGTCTCGTCGACATCCGGCAACACCTTCGAGGTCGCGCGTCCCGCCGGCACCGCCGTGGTCGCCTACACCGACGCCACCAAGATCTTCGAGTCCGTGCCCGCCCAGCGCGCCGAGATCACCGTCGGCACCTGCATCAAGGCCGGCGCCGGTAAAGACAGCGCGCCCGCCGAGAGCGGTGCGATCACCGCGAAGTTCGTGGCGATCAAGACCGACGGTAACTGCGAGCAGCGCCCCGCCGACCCCGCCAAGCCGGCAAAATCGCACCGCGGGGTCCGCGGTGTGGTGGAGTCGGTGTCCGGTGACACCGTGACCGTGGCCGGCGCGAACGGCCCCACCACCGTGACGATCGACGACAACACGCATGTGCACCGCCTGGTCACCGTCAGCGGGCCGTCGATCAGCACCGGTAAGTGTGTCGCCGCCCGCGGCGCCAACGACGACGACGGCGTGCTGCAGGCCAAGCGGATCACCGTGTGGGCGCCCGGCGACGGCCAGGCCTGCCCCGAGCCCCCGATGTAG
- a CDS encoding MBL fold metallo-hydrolase: MPAGEFWLCRTCGVEHAATPRVCAICADDRQWVPADGQHWATLDALAAEGMSCYTVELEPGLIGVGNNPPLGIGQLGKLVCTPRGNVLWDPPGFLDDAAVAAVHERGPVLGVVTSHPHMFGAQTEWSRRLGGVPVYVNAADREWVMRPDPAISYWSGRLDLAPGLAVCQVGGHFPGSSALCWAAGAEGRGVLLVGDTIFPNPDRRTVAFLRSYPNRIPLSAAVVLRMADTLERLRFDRIYGLHTNTIDTDAAAAVRFSADRHAAWARGDHDDLT; encoded by the coding sequence GTGCCGGCCGGCGAGTTCTGGCTCTGCCGGACCTGCGGCGTCGAGCACGCCGCGACACCCCGGGTCTGCGCGATCTGCGCCGATGATCGGCAATGGGTGCCCGCCGACGGCCAGCACTGGGCGACGCTGGACGCGCTGGCCGCCGAGGGGATGTCCTGCTACACCGTCGAGTTGGAGCCCGGGCTGATCGGCGTCGGTAACAACCCGCCCCTGGGCATCGGCCAGTTGGGCAAGCTGGTGTGCACACCGCGCGGCAACGTGTTGTGGGATCCGCCGGGTTTCCTCGACGACGCCGCGGTGGCGGCCGTGCACGAACGGGGACCGGTCCTGGGCGTCGTCACCAGCCATCCGCACATGTTCGGCGCCCAGACCGAATGGAGCCGCCGACTCGGCGGAGTACCGGTGTATGTCAACGCCGCCGACAGGGAATGGGTGATGCGGCCGGACCCGGCGATCAGCTACTGGTCGGGTCGGCTGGACCTCGCGCCGGGGCTGGCCGTATGCCAGGTCGGTGGTCACTTCCCGGGCAGTTCCGCCCTGTGCTGGGCGGCCGGGGCCGAGGGGCGCGGTGTGCTGCTGGTCGGCGACACCATTTTTCCCAACCCGGACCGGCGCACCGTGGCGTTCCTGCGCAGCTACCCGAACCGCATTCCGTTGTCGGCGGCCGTGGTGCTGCGGATGGCCGACACGTTGGAGCGGCTGCGGTTCGACCGCATCTACGGGCTGCACACCAACACCATCGACACCGATGCCGCAGCGGCGGTCCGCTTCTCGGCGGACCGGCACGCTGCCTGGGCACGCGGCGATCACGACGACCTCACCTGA
- the sufD gene encoding Fe-S cluster assembly protein SufD, with amino-acid sequence MTSSLTEAVEGVNKGAQFTSFDVDAFEVPHGRDEAWRFTPLRRLRGLHDGSAVADAAATIEVDGSGSVRTETVARGDERLGAAGVPADRVAAQAFSAFRDATVVTVPKGVEIAEPVTVTVTGPGAGTTAYGHLQLRAEELSRATVVIDVRGSGTYADNVEFVVGDGAQLTVVWIGDGAQDLVHVTMHHAALGKDAVLRHTAVQLGGELVRLTGRVRFDSSGGDAELLGLYFADDGQHLESRLLVDHAQPNCRSNVLYKGALQGDPDSALPDAHTVWVGDVLIRATGVATDTFEVNRNLVLADGARADSIPNLEIETGEIVQAGHASATGRFDDLQLFYLQARGIPEDQARRLIVRGFFGEIIAQIPVPEIRERLTEAIERELAVTENR; translated from the coding sequence GTGACGAGTTCTCTGACCGAAGCGGTCGAAGGCGTCAACAAGGGAGCCCAGTTCACCTCGTTCGACGTCGACGCCTTCGAGGTTCCGCACGGTCGTGACGAGGCCTGGCGGTTCACCCCGCTACGCCGGCTGCGCGGCCTGCACGACGGGTCCGCGGTCGCCGATGCGGCCGCGACCATCGAGGTCGACGGCTCGGGGTCCGTACGCACCGAGACCGTCGCGCGCGGCGACGAGCGCCTGGGTGCCGCCGGTGTTCCCGCCGACCGTGTTGCCGCCCAAGCCTTCTCGGCGTTCCGCGATGCCACGGTGGTGACCGTGCCCAAGGGCGTCGAGATCGCCGAACCGGTCACCGTCACCGTCACCGGCCCCGGTGCGGGCACGACGGCCTACGGCCATCTGCAGTTACGCGCCGAGGAACTGTCGCGGGCAACGGTGGTGATCGATGTGCGCGGCAGCGGAACCTACGCCGACAACGTCGAATTCGTGGTCGGTGACGGCGCACAGCTGACCGTGGTGTGGATCGGCGACGGCGCGCAGGACCTGGTCCACGTCACCATGCACCACGCCGCGCTGGGCAAGGACGCGGTGTTGCGCCACACCGCGGTACAGCTCGGCGGTGAACTCGTCCGGCTGACCGGGCGGGTCCGGTTCGACAGTTCCGGCGGCGACGCGGAACTGCTCGGCCTGTACTTCGCCGACGACGGCCAGCACCTGGAGTCGCGACTGCTGGTCGACCACGCCCAGCCCAACTGCCGCTCGAACGTGCTCTACAAGGGCGCGTTGCAAGGCGACCCGGATTCGGCGCTGCCGGATGCGCACACCGTCTGGGTCGGCGACGTGCTGATCCGGGCGACCGGCGTGGCCACCGACACCTTCGAGGTGAACCGCAACCTGGTGCTCGCCGACGGCGCCCGGGCCGACTCGATCCCGAACCTGGAGATCGAGACCGGTGAGATCGTCCAGGCCGGGCACGCCAGCGCCACCGGACGATTCGACGACCTGCAGCTGTTCTACCTGCAGGCCCGCGGCATCCCCGAAGACCAGGCCCGGCGGCTGATCGTGCGTGGCTTCTTCGGCGAGATCATCGCCCAGATCCCCGTGCCGGAGATCCGGGAACGCCTCACCGAAGCCATCGAGCGTGAACTCGCGGTCACCGAGAACCGATAA